The Bacillota bacterium genome includes the window GCCCATAAAGAATAACGCGATCACGCTGGACCATATTATCCTGAAGCAAACGGTTAAAAGCGCGGGAATCACAACCTTTAACCAGAACTCCAACCTTCTGATGATCCTTAAGCTCATCGAGGAGATAACGACTCAGATTCACCGCACAGAAAGAATCCCAGGTGAGTCTGGCCAGATCATCTTCACCGCTGGCAAAAAGAGGCCTTGACTGCCACCAGTAGTGTCCTTTTTCCCAGCCGAGCAGAAGTTCAATCCGCCCGCTGAGCAGGTCCTGGCTGACCGCTTCGCGAATTTTTTCAAGCTGTTCTAGGTTACGCTCTGCCATCGGGCATCCCTCATCTTTCTGTTCGGCCCGAGGGCCTTAATTTTTGCTGTCATCTGCTCCATCTCTTCAGCAAATTTATCACCTTCCGAGCTGGAGATCCAGCGAACTTCAAATCTTTCCGGCTCAAACCCGGCAAACTCAACCAGGCGTTTGAAGGCAGAAAGGCGACGGCGACCGTGGTAATTACCTGTGCTGTAGTGACAGTCTCCAGGGTGGCAGCCTGCAACGAGAACCCCGTCTGCTCCGCGCTGAAAAGCTCTGAGAACAAACATGGGATTCATCCGGCCACAGCAGGGCACACGAATAACCCTGACATTAGCCGGGTAACTCATACGGCTGGTTCCGGCCA containing:
- a CDS encoding 4Fe-4S ferredoxin; the encoded protein is MAERNLEQLEKIREAVSQDLLSGRIELLLGWEKGHYWWQSRPLFASGEDDLARLTWDSFCAVNLSRYLLDELKDHQKVGVLVKGCDSRAFNRLLQDNMVQRDRVILYG
- a CDS encoding hydrogenase iron-sulfur subunit, which gives rise to AGTSRMSYPANVRVIRVPCCGRMNPMFVLRAFQRGADGVLVAGCHPGDCHYSTGNYHGRRRLSAFKRLVEFAGFEPERFEVRWISSSEGDKFAEEMEQMTAKIKALGPNRKMRDARWQSVT